A segment of the Coffea arabica cultivar ET-39 chromosome 8c, Coffea Arabica ET-39 HiFi, whole genome shotgun sequence genome:
CTGTTAGGACTTTCAGGCTGCTAGTTTTGCATATCAACATCTTTATGCTCTTCTGGGATTTCTCACCTCTGCTACAGATTTTAGTCTGGCTTCCTGCACCTTCAACTATAATTCTTCTGTCTTTACTGCAATTAAACTTACTGCCCTACTAGTTTTGCTAATTTTTGCATTGCTATTACAAGTTTTGTAGGAACTTCAACCTCACTGAAAACTAATGTAGATACACAGCATGGATTTGCTGAAAGCATAATCAGTTAATCTCCTTTCATCTAAAAGTATTTCCAAGCTTTTGAAAAGCCTTAAGACCTTTATATGTGATAATATGTATAATGATCAGTACCATAACCCATGTTTTCCTGTTTGGCATGCTTAAGAATCTCGATTCCTGGAATTCTGATTTCCTGAAATGTAATAGTTGAAAGCTGTCAATTCAAGGTCTTGATGGTTTGCATAAaaattattgcacaggctcaaCTTTACCGCCTTTTGGAGCACTTTTTGAGGAAAGCAAATCTATCCATTATACGCAGAACTGCAGAAACGGAGTTGGCAGTTGCTGATGCTATTAATATTGAAAAGGAGGTTGCTGATAAGTCAAACAGCAAGCTGGTTTACGTAAATTTGTGTTCACAGGAGTTATCACGTAGATCTGATAACATGAACTTGAGTAGAGATGCAGAAACAAGTCCTCCGACTTCAGGAGTTTCTAGTGATGGAGAAAAAGTAACCAATGATTCCAATCTTGAGGTTAACGAAGCACTGAAAACTGCTGGGCTTTTGTCTGATACACCTCCAAATAGTCCATCTAAACCAGTGGAGGAAATTAAGGAGGATGCTGGCTTCTTGAATAAGAGCGAATCTGATGGCCCAGACAATGTATTCGAAATGGATTCTCAACCAGAACTTGatatttatggtgattttgatTATGATTTGGAAGATGATTACTTTGTTGGTGCAAGTGCTCTAAAGATTTCTAAGCTACAGCAAGAGGTGTCAAAAATGAAAGTTCTTTTTTCCACTCTTAACCCCGATGCATCAAATGGCTCCCAAGATATATGTGATCATGAAGGATCAGCTGGTGTTGGACCTACAATGGCTTCCTCTGGTCATGAATTCCTTACAGATGCTGGGAATTCAACTGTCGATGGTAGGGCAAATGATAACCAACCACAGAACACCAGAGTTGATGAAGTATATGGGGAGCTTTCTCTTGCTGAATGTGAGGAATTGTATGGCCCGGACAAAGAACCACTGATTGAAAAGTATCCAGAGACAGCACTAGTCAAACCATGCGAACTGGTAGCCGGTAAAGAGATTGTGATGGAAAATGGATGTCATGGATCCAGTGAAATGGcaaagacatctgaatccaagaGTGGGAATTTAGCAGTTAGCGAAGCTCACCAGGGCAGTGTCGGATCAGTAAATTCACCTAGTCATTCCCAAAATACTGAAAAGGTGCAAAGGAAGGAAAAGATGTCTACTGTGGACTCCAACAAGCTATCAGACAGCCGTAATTTTGTATCAAAGAAGGTACTAGTCACTAATGCATTTGTTTGGTGGATTTTCAATAGCTCCACTCGATTAAAAAGTAAAAACACGAAAAGGCTGTTCTGTCACCATTTTACTGTGTGCATAGTGGCACTCTACTCTTTAACTGCTTCACCGGTTATGTCCATCCATGTTTTATTTTCTGATAAATCCACTTATATATTTCTACACAGGTTGAAGCATATATCAAAGAGCATATCCGGCCATTGTGCAAGAGCGGTGTTATCACTGTTGAACAATACAGATGGGCTGTAGGAAAAACAACTGAGAAAGTTATGAAATATCACTCAAAAgaacaaaatgcaaattttcTCATCAAGGAAGGGGAGAAAGTGAAGAAACTTGCTGAGCAGTATGTCGAAGCTGCCCAGCAAACAGCAAAAGCTCAGTAGGCAGCCATCAGACTGTTTGCTGGTCCACCAATTTTGTATGGTCATGTAAAGAGGCTTCTTAATATGCAGAGCCAACGGGCTTTCAATATACGGCAATTGTAGATATGCAATTCGATATTCATGAATCCTTTTGCCACTGAACCATGGAATTTATCAAACCTTAAATCTGGCATAGCACCGGAACAGACCCATAAATGATCTCCCAATTAGTCTTGCTAACGCACGGAATTCCCTTTATCTAACTCAGCTCGAAACCTTTCTAATTTAAGGGGGAAAAAAGGACAAAGATTAGCTGAATGTGAAGTCATAGAAAAGTAAACTAATCACACAGAAATAGAACAAAGGAACTCTGCAAGTTTGTCCAAAATTTTGAGTGGAGgagattttttttgaaaaatttttgactGGGCAAGTTTTGTAAAGGATTCCTATGCAATTTGTAGAACGAGCTTTCTGCACCCTCACATTCTGCTTGATGGCGCTTTTCACCATGGGAGAGGATATACTGGAACCTTAAAGGCTTGATGGAAATGCGTTTGACTAAATCAGTTTCATGATGGGGTTcagcaattttgtttttttaccTTGACACGGAAGAGTTGAACCGTAAAAAAACTAGTTTGCTAATCGCATTTGACACCCCtatgtcgaaaaaaaaaaaaaaaaacccattttACACACTCTTGACTTGGAATGCTCATTTAAAAACTTGTAGTATATTATATCTTCTTGTGAAGTTCAATGATCTGTATTTTCACACAAGAGTTAGAGGATACAAAAACTAGTCTGATAAAAATTTGGTTTTACTTCTTAATAAGGAGTTCGCACTTGCTGATCATATATAAGCCCAAAATCATATGAATGTTCAACAGGTCAACTTCTAATTTTGATTCCTGTACATGCAAATTTGACGTTCAATAAGTTAAGAACTGAAAATTTTAACTAGCACTATTTGTTTTACCTCACTATTTCCAATATCGGTCTACCCTGCTTTTACCATACGACATAGTTTCGAGCAACATCGGGGATGCTAGGCTTTGGCATTTCCGGTGAGGAAAGCGCAAGTGCAAGTAACACACTGCCAAAGACAGCAAACTGTCTCCCTGTATTCTGCATCTCCCTGTGAGGAAGAACTCTTCCTCTTCCTCGGTCTGCCACACTGCAATCTGTACTAAGCAGCATACTCTTCTTAATCCAAGTTCGTCGAAAATGCAATACTCTCCTCTTCTCGTTGCCTTCAAAATCCATCCTTGATAAACCTTCAaactgcccaaaaaaaaaaaaaatgtatttctCGGCTGTGGGTTTGGGTCCCTTTCAGAATAATCCATCACCTACACTTTTTCAGCCCCAACCCTCCATTATTCGTCGGGATTTCTCACTGCACGTCAAATTCCAACTTCAAAAACGTCAAAAGTATTGGAATTGTCCTGTGACAAGTGCAAAAAGAGTTCATTTTTATCATTCTCCTTATACCCTTTTTGGTAAAATCAAAGCAAATTCAAAGGCTTCTGAAAATTTGTATGGTAGTaatgatgaaaaagatgatttTGTGACCaggattttgaaggaaaatccAAGTCAAGTTGAACCCAGGTATTTGATTGGGAACAAGTTATATACGCTGAAGGAGAAAGAGAATCTGAGCAATAAGAATTTGGATTATGGGGTGGTTGGACTGCTGAAAACCTTAAATTTGAAGTCACTCCTCTCCAAAACAAGATATGAGGGTCAGTTAACTAAGTCTGGGGAGGAGGTGTATTTGAAGGATATTTTGAGGGAGTATAAAGGGAAGCTTTATGTGCCAGAGCAAATCTTTGGTGCGAATTTTTCCGATGAAGAGGAGTTTGAGAAGAATGTAGAGGAGCTGCCCAAGATGAGTATTGAGGATTTCAGGAAATGTATGAAAAGTGATAAGATAAAATTGTTGACTTTCAAGGAAAATCCTGCTTCTCCTTATGGCGTTGGATTCAGGGATTTTGTTGTTGAGTTGAAAGAAATACCGGGTGAAAGGAGTTTGCAGAGAACTAAATGGTTAATATCTTTAATATTGAAAAATTGTGTTTTTCCCCTTTGttggattatgtgttttatgATTCTTTTGTTGTTGCGATTTTTTTTGCCAATTCATATTAGGGCAATGAGGCTGGATGAGAGCCAAGCACAAGTTATGTTAGAGCAGTATACTGGACCTCGAAACGAAATAGAAAAGCAAATGATGGTATTCAATCCCTTACTCTTTGTCTTCATTGGATGTATTTTCTCTTGACCTTGAATTCTTGTTAAGTGTTGAAGAAACGTAAATGATGCAAATTAGATTTTCCTTTGTGTATTTCCTTTTGTTCCCTTTGATATCTTACACTAGAAGTAAAGGATGGTTGGAGGTCATGCagagttatttttcttttgtactgattttttttttttttttcaattttcaatgtCGGGAGAAGCTTTTACTGAAGGGTCTTCTATTGCTGTCTTTTGCCTTTGAATAATCTTCCTGTTGTTATCTCTAGTAGAAAGGACATCGTGTTGACAGGAATAAAACAAAAAGTAGTCTTGATAAACGAATGCAGAGTAGATCCTGTTACACTGGAAGTTTGGGATTTTTTAAGGTGttgaattgttatttgataATACTTGAAGATTGAATCTGGATTAGAAGCACTAAAAACATGTGTTTTCAGAAACTTAAATGGATAGTAGTCGATAGACAAATGCAGAACATATATGAAGAAGCCAGAGATTAACATCTATCAAGTAAAAAGAATGTGCACATAAGGGTGGAGTAGTTGGTAATTGAGATCACATCTTTAAGGATGTAAATGCTACTTGGATTCACTACAAAAAACCAAGATATAAACTTTAATGGATTTGTTGAAATAAATTGTGTCTATGTTAACCTGTAAACTACCTCAAATGATTTGGCTGTGAGGATGTGTTGAATTTACTTATTGGAAATTCAATATCTTATTACTTTAAATAGAAAAAGATTTCCTCATGTTGATTTGTGTAAGATTGGGGTTAGTAAGCACAGTTCCTACAATTTATTACTACCCAAGAACAAAGTTTCTAGAGCTTGTCCTTCTGAAGAGCGTATGTAATAATTTTGTGAGTTGGAGAATCTTCTGTTTCTGTTCACACTTAGCTTACTTCTGGATCTTTTGTGCAGTCTTTTGTAGGGAAATTGCCAGAATATCCTCATCCCATAGCGTCTAAAATATCAAGTAGGGTGATGGTAGAACTTGGAGTGTTGACTGCTGTCATGACTGCAGCTGCCATAGTCGTTGGTGGATTCCTTGCTTCAGCAGTGTTTGCTGTGACCAGCTTCATCTTTGCTGTAGCTGTCTATGTAGTGTGGCCTGTTGTGAAACCATTTCTCAAGTTCTTTTTTGGTATCATTTTTGGTGTTCTAGAAAGAGTGTGGGaaaattttttagattttttcacTGATGGAGGGTTTTTCTCCAAGTTGTACGAAGTTTATACTTTTGGTGGTGTTTCCGCCAGTATTGAAATGCTAAAACCGATACTACTTGTATTTGGCACTATGGTTATTCTCCTCCGTTTTACTCTATCAAGAAGACCGAAAAACTTCAGAAAGTGGGTGAGAATTGCATCCTCTGACTTTTGATGAAACCGTTAATGAATGCTTACCTAATTGATTAACGTTTTCATATTTCCTCCTTTACGTGTAGGATATATGGCAAGGCATTGAATTCTCTCAGTCTAAACCACAAGCCCGTGTGGATGTTAGTTTCTCTCTCACATTTTATTCTTCTTTCCCTTGTCATCATCACTTCGTAAGCGATGAAAGCGTTCAATCATTGATTTTGTTCCTTCAGGGTTCAACTGGAGTTTTGTTTAGTGATGTGGCTGGAATTGATGAAGCGGTAGACGAGCTCCAGGAGGTAGGCTGTTATTGTACTGGTTAAAACTTCATAGAATCTCTTTATTGTTGACTTGTTTAAGAAGAAAATCTATTTTTTAAGTTATGAATTGATGTGTTTCATTTTTAGTTGGCAATTAAGCGAATTTCTCACTCTGTTTCTTCTGGCTAGTTGGTAAGATACCTGAAGAATCCAGAATTGTTTGATAAAATGGGGATAAAACCTCCACATGGAGTACTTCTAGAAGGTCCTCCTGGATGCGGAAAGGTCAGTCATCTGTTTTAAGGATTAGACTTAAAAGTTTTGGAGGGGTAATCCTGTGGGTCATTTTGAATATGTAAATTCTTTTTCTTCAGACATTAGTTGCAAAAGCTATAGCTGGTGAAGCTGGAGTTCCATTTTATCAAATGGCTGGCTCTGAATTTGTTGAGGTTTTAGTTGGTGTTGGTTCTGCCCGCATCAGGGATTTATTCAAGAGAGCCAAGGTGCATACTTACCATTACATGCTCTTTTTATAGGGTTTTGGTTTTTATATAGACTTGTTCTTCAGGTTATGAATTTTTAGTAGCATGTGGACATTTCGATTAGAGGTGAAGTATACTTGACGGAAATCTTATAGGGTGTTAGAGTAGTTGGAATCAGAGCGATGAAGGTACACTAAATGTTCTTATATGGAATGTACCATCTGAATTTTCTGGATAGCCCTGATTAGAAAGGTAAACAATTCTTTAGTCATAGTATATCACTTGGCAGTCTAAGCTATGTTTGTTAGTGCTAGGCTACAGCAAGCTTCATACTGCTACGCTAGTCCCTTTGACAATAATACCCTGTTGTTTTATAGGTTTTTTGTAGTATTTTGAGGGTACTTATGTTAATATTTAGATATATGCTATAATATGGCAGGATAGATGTATGCTGAAGAATACCATGATCTCTTTTACAGGTAAATAAGCCCTCGGTCATTTTTATTGATGAAATAGACGCGCTGGCTACAAGGTAGCTATTATCATAGCAGAGAAAATGTGTTTGTCTATACAAAGCCactgaatttatttattttatttttttatgctAACAGTTGTTCTCTATCTGAAACAAGAATACGGATGACTTTTGAACTGCCCTTTTGTCCATTTTCTAATAAATAGGCGTCAAGGAATTTTTAGTGAATCGACCGACCACCTGTACAATGCAGCCACCCAGGAAAGAGAAACTACGTTGAATCAGTTGTTGATAGAACTAGATGGGTTTGATACTGGAAAAGGAGTCATATTTTTGGGTGCTACAAACAGGAGGGATTTGTTAGATCCGGCTCTTCTTCGTCCTGGTCGATTTGATCGTAAGGTTTGTATATGTTTCTGATTTTGAATGTAGAATTGTCTGGACAAGGGTGTTTGGGCCAACTAGCAAAACTACATTTAGCTAAATGTACTAGGTCCTGTCTTTTtgtttagaaacttccaaaacaCCAATTAAATGACTTTCTTTGGCATTAATCTCTTAGAGGAACATTAATATGTTATGAATTGGATCGGATTTTatggtttttttgtttttgtttttgttttgcctttttttttgtgatgttgGATTCTCATTCATTGGTTCTCCAACATTCTTCTCCAGTATGGTAGGCTATTAATGGATATTTCCATTTCTATGTAGATAAGAATCCGCCCTCCGAATGCAAAAGGAAGACTGGACATTCTAAAAGTTCATGCACGTAGAGTAAAAATTTCAGAAACTGTTGATTTGGCGAGTTATGCCAAAAACTTACCAGGtaactctttctttctttttttcttctccttctgcAAGGTTCTGTCTGGTTTGTTTCCTTATGAAGTTAGCTGTTGATTGTTTGATGATTGGCACGGCAAACAGCTCTATATTTCCTTGGTCGTCATGGGAGTTTTTTTTCCACTTCTGCTGCCAATTACTTGTAGGGTAAAAGAAATGGGTTACTGATCTTCTATAGTTGATGTCTTCTTGTACTAGTTAATATGGACAATACTTACATATTTAGGATGGACGGGTGCAAAGCTGGCACAGCTTCTCCAGGAGGCAGCTCTTGTGGCAGTTAGGAAAGGGCACAGCTCAATTATTCAGTCAGATCTGGATGATGCAGTAGACCGTCTTACAGTAGGACCCAGACGAGTTGGATTTGAGCTGGGTCATCAGGGACAATGTCGTCGAGCTACTACTGAGGTAGGAACTGCTCTGACTTCTCACCTGCTAAGGCGTTTAGAGAATGCTCAAGTGGAACGTTGTGACCGTGTCTCAATTATTCCCCGTGGACAGGTAATATTTTATAGATCaaattctcctttttcttttttcattttaactCTGATCTCCCTTGTAAAAATTGCCAATAATGCTGGGGGCAGCTTCACTATTAATGGTCCTATTCTTGTCTGTTTTAGTTCATTGACCAAACTGCCTTATTCAACTCTTTTAATACAATAATTTGGTCTGTCATGTGAGGTGTACTTTATCCTATTCTTGATATATTTATTTTCCTGCTATATGATTCATGCAGACTTTGTCCCAAGTTGTGTTCCATCGCCTTGACGATGAGTCGTACATGTTTGAGCGACGGCCACAGTTGGTGCACCGCCTTCAGGTCTGAACCTAAAGTAACTAGAatgttttccttctcttttaTCCCTCTTTAAGCTGGATTGCTATGTTGACGGTGTGCTTGCAAAGGTTCTACTTGGAGGAAGAGCTGCAGAAGAGCTCATTTTTGGTCGGGATACATCAAGAGCATCAGTTAACTACCTTGCTGATGCATCTTGGCTTGCTCGTAAGATAATAACTATGTAGGTATTTGTTGGATCTCAATTTCAGTGTCCAACTGCTTGTATTACCAGCCTAGTTACTTCATTTCTATTCTGACAGATGGAATTTGGAGACTCCCATGGTCATACACGGGGAACCTCCTCCTTGGAGGAAAAGTCCGAAGTTTGTTGGTCCACGCCTTGACTTTGAAGGATCACTGTATGATGATTATGGCCTGATTGAGCGCCCTGTCAACTTCAATTTGGATGATGAAATTGCAAGGAGGACAGAAGAGTTAATGCGTGAGATGTATGCCATGACTCTTGCTCTGCTGAAAAGGCATCAAGCTGCTTTATTTAAAACTGTAAAGGTATGTTGTGGTCCACAATGTGTGGACGTGTGATTAAAATCTTTTAACACTGTCAATGATGTTATCTTGTGCAATTAGATGGTGGAAAAGGTGATTTATTATActcttccaaaattttaagAATCGCATCTGGGCGGAATGTTGGGAAAGCTCATTCATGCGGATTCAATTCGTGATCTATTTTTCTTACTGTGCCTGCTTGGCATTGCATGGGACCTAGTTTAACTTGTGATCTTTGGAACACAAAACTTGCTCATTAGCTGCCAGAAATGTAAATTTTGCAGCAATGTATACAACAATTGTGGAACAGATGGGTGGTTTCCTGCAGTTTACTCTGACGTGTCCCAGTGGTGTACTGAATCCTTGCCCTTTGCTTTGCAGGTTCTTCTTAATCAGAAAGAGATTAGCGGAGAGGAAATTGACTTTATCCTTGATAGTTATCCACCGCACACGCCCATAAATCTTATCTTAGAGGAGGGAGATCCTGGAAGCCTTCCCTTCTTCAGCCAAAAGCAAAAGCAGGATACAGAATTGGAGTACAGCTTATTATCCTCGTGAAGAGAGACTAAAACTAGAGATTTGGCAAGTTGTGATCTTTCTTTTGATTACTTCTGGATTGGATTGCATACGTGCAGTGCAAGAGCAATGCCGCTGAAGCTTTGCGAGATCagggtttcaaaatttttgtcGTGCCCTATAGATGCCTGGCAAAGGGAATTGTATGATAAGGTCAAAATGTCTTGCATCTTTGGGTTCTCTGCTGCTGAGCAGCATTTTTGCAGTCTGTAAAGCACAGTTGAGAGGCAAAATTAGTGCACTACTTCGCACTTACGAACTGATTTTGATCAGTGATCTTCATGCAATACTTCCTTCTTCCATTTATTTGCATTCGTTACCGATTAAAATTTGAGACTGCTACCGAAAACAAGAAGCTAGATTATCCCGTGTCCCGTTATTCCTTGGATCTGCCAGTTGAAAATTGGTGGGATAGGCAAGAATGGAGGTATTTGAATTTGGGATGGATCGAGTCATTTTTCTGCCTCAGATTGTTAGATTAACATTTCTTTTTATATGTTtgtctttttcttgttttgactGAAGAAATTTGTTCCAGTCTTTGGTAAGACTGGTAATTAAAGCTATTACAGGACTACTGCAGTACTAaacaaatttgtatttttcttttctttttgagggaatattatcaatatttttttttcctttttgagcGCATTGGTCAGTTTTCCA
Coding sequences within it:
- the LOC113706972 gene encoding probable inactive ATP-dependent zinc metalloprotease FTSHI 1, chloroplastic, translated to MYFSAVGLGPFQNNPSPTLFQPQPSIIRRDFSLHVKFQLQKRQKYWNCPVTSAKRVHFYHSPYTLFGKIKANSKASENLYGSNDEKDDFVTRILKENPSQVEPRYLIGNKLYTLKEKENLSNKNLDYGVVGLLKTLNLKSLLSKTRYEGQLTKSGEEVYLKDILREYKGKLYVPEQIFGANFSDEEEFEKNVEELPKMSIEDFRKCMKSDKIKLLTFKENPASPYGVGFRDFVVELKEIPGERSLQRTKWAMRLDESQAQVMLEQYTGPRNEIEKQMMSFVGKLPEYPHPIASKISSRVMVELGVLTAVMTAAAIVVGGFLASAVFAVTSFIFAVAVYVVWPVVKPFLKFFFGIIFGVLERVWENFLDFFTDGGFFSKLYEVYTFGGVSASIEMLKPILLVFGTMVILLRFTLSRRPKNFRKWDIWQGIEFSQSKPQARVDGSTGVLFSDVAGIDEAVDELQELVRYLKNPELFDKMGIKPPHGVLLEGPPGCGKTLVAKAIAGEAGVPFYQMAGSEFVEVLVGVGSARIRDLFKRAKVNKPSVIFIDEIDALATRRQGIFSESTDHLYNAATQERETTLNQLLIELDGFDTGKGVIFLGATNRRDLLDPALLRPGRFDRKIRIRPPNAKGRLDILKVHARRVKISETVDLASYAKNLPGWTGAKLAQLLQEAALVAVRKGHSSIIQSDLDDAVDRLTVGPRRVGFELGHQGQCRRATTEVGTALTSHLLRRLENAQVERCDRVSIIPRGQTLSQVVFHRLDDESYMFERRPQLVHRLQVLLGGRAAEELIFGRDTSRASVNYLADASWLARKIITIWNLETPMVIHGEPPPWRKSPKFVGPRLDFEGSLYDDYGLIERPVNFNLDDEIARRTEELMREMYAMTLALLKRHQAALFKTVKVLLNQKEISGEEIDFILDSYPPHTPINLILEEGDPGSLPFFSQKQKQDTELEYSLLSS